The genomic DNA ACCAGTTTTGGAAACAGAGACGGGTGGGCCATTGGAGTGACTCCGGCCTATGTGGTTGGTGTATGGGTTGGGAATGCAAGCGGAGAGGGCAGGCCGTTGCTGACAGGCTTAAACTGTGCCGCCCCTATTATGTTTGATGTTTTCAGGCTCTTGCCAAAAAGCAGATGGTTCACTCCTCCATGGGACGATATGGCACAGGTAACAGTGTGTCGTGAAAGCGGATACCGGCCGGGTCCATACTGTCCGCATATTGATACAATCTGGGCCCCGGCAGCCGGTTTAACCGCAAAGGCATGTCCCTTTCACCGGATCATCCATCTGAGTTATGACAGAAAATACAGGGTTTCCGATGTATGCTCCGGTCAGGATAAAATGGTACATGTTCCCTGGTTTGTATTGCCACCGGCAATGGAATGGTTTTATCGTTCCCATCATCCTGATTATGCGGTTTTGCCTGACTGGAAGGAAGGCTGCGCCATACCGGGAGAAACTCCTTCGCTGGATGTACTCTATCCAAAGTCCGGATCAAAAGTGTATATCCCCCGTGAACTGAGCGGAGCTGAGAGCAGAATGATATGCGAAGCCATTCACCGGCGGAGAAATGCCCGGCTATTCTGGCATCTTGATGATACCTTTCTGGGAGTAACCACCGGCATTCATCAGAAAGCCATCAATCCGCCGGAAGGAAAGCATACACTCACACTAACGGATGATGAAGGAGAAACAGTACAGGTATTTTTTGAAGTCATTGCCGGCAGATAACCCGCTGACAGGAAAACCGGCTATTCTGCTTCGGGCGAAACCTTTCCGGATCCAAAGCGCAGAAGGATTGCCTTTACTTCTTCAGGTTTTATGGGTTTGGTAATGTAATCATTCATGCCAATGGAAAGGGCTCTTTTGCGGTCTTCCCGGGAGGCGCTGGCAGTCATGGCTATAATGGGAGTCTGGATGCCTGATGCCCGCAGTTCAATGGTAGCCTGCAGTCCGTCTTTTTCAGGCATAAGAAGATCCATGAAAATGATGTCGTATTGTTTTTCCTGAACCTTTTGTACTGCTTCCCTACCATTATGGGCAACGTCAATTTCAATCCCGAACGCCTTAAAAAGGGTTTGTGCTACTTTAACGTTGACGGCATTGTCTTCAGCAAGCAGAATATTCAATCCTTTGCCGATGTTTCCCGGCACGATATGCCTGAATTTTTCAGGAGCAAGATCAGGAAAATTGTCCTGCAGGATGTCGAAGATTTCAGAGCGGTCGAAGGGAGAGATGAGATAATAGTCAATCCACAGCTGTTTACAGCGGATATAGTTACCCTGTTTATCGCGGGAGGAGACAAGAATCAGCAGGAAATATTCCGAAAGAGATTCTTCCTGGATTTTTTTTGCAATGGCGAAACCATTGATAAGGTTCGAGTCAGTGAGGATTACCAGATGAAGTGGTTCCGGTTTACCGGGAATATGGTTCTGAAGAAATCCGGTGATATCGCTTCTGGAAGGGAGAAGAGTTAATTGGATCCCCATTTTTTCAATGGTTTCAATGAGTTCCGTGTCACGGGCCGGATCGAAAGTAATCAGGGCACAGCGGATTTCATTGAACGATGAAATATTGCTGAAATCGTATTTTTTCTTGAGTTTTTCGTTGGAAAAAACTTCAATGGTGAAATGGAAGCGGCTTCCTGGAAAGGCAGGGTTGGTAGAGATACGGGACGGGCTTTCCACGAAAATTTCACCGTTCATAAGTTCAACCAGTTGTTTGGCAATGCTTGTTCCAAGACCGGTTCCTCCGAATTTTCTTGAAGTGGAACTGTCGGCCTGTTTGTAGGTTCGGAAAATTTCATGCAGTTTATCGGGAGGAATGCCAATGCCGGTATCTTCGACATCAAAAGCCAGAGTGATATTGCCTGAATAATTTTCAATCTGGTTGACATTAACATGAATTTCTCCGGAAGGAGTAAACTTGACTGCATTGCTCAGCAGGTTGGAAAGAATTTGCCTCAGTTTAATGGGGTCGCCTATCAGGTTATTAATAACGGAAGGTTCAATGTTGACATGGATCTGAACACCTTTGTCGGCGGCGAGGGGTTTATAAAGATTAACCACCCAGTTGATTTCTTCCCTGAGCCGGAAAGGAATATCTTCCAGGATCATTTTCCCGGCTTCGATTTTGGAGTAGTCGAGAATGTCATTCAGCAGGCTCATGAGCAGCTCTGCTGATTTCCTGATGATAGACACCTGTTCTGTCTGCTCTCCTGTGAGGTTCTGGCGGGCCAGGGCTTCAGCCATACCGATGATTCCGTTCATCGGGGTTCTGATTTCATGACTCATCCGCGCCAGGAATTCGCTTTTTGCCTGGTTAGCAGCAGCCTCCTGTCGGCGCGACTTTTCCAGAGGAGTGACATCAATAAATGCTTCGATGATGCATTCCTCCCCGTCAATCATAACGGGAATCTCTTTTTTCAGTATGGTCACTTCATGACCTTTGTTCGAGTAGTATATGAACTGATTCGAATCAAAAGCTGTGTTAAAGGAATCGGTATAAAGATAATTGTCGGGAATAAGAAAACGGTCGGAAATGTTTTCACCTACCCACTGAACACCCGGATCAAGGTTCAGGATTTCAATGGCTGTTTTATTGATGGTTTTAATCCGTTTCTCTTTGGAAAGCATAATAATTCCGACCGGCAGAACATCCATAATCTGCCGGAAGGTACGTTCCGTATTTGTGAGGGTTTCTTTCTGGTTTCGTATGATCTGCAGGGAGCGCTCATAATAGAACAAAAGAACAACAATAAGAATGAAACTTACGAGGAAAAAAACCAGTATGTATTTAAGAATTCCCTGAAGGATCATGTGCAGGGGGTAACTCAGGATGATACCAAAATGCACCCGGAAGATCTGAAGGGGATAATAAACTGACAAAACCCTGATGCCCGACTTTCCGGTAAGGATTTTATGACGGAGGATTCCCGGCAAATCGTTGGAGATACTGTCAAGAATGGCGGATGCGTTTTGCGGTTTGAATTCTTCCAGGCTGTTATTGAGCAGAAAAACGGCTCCGGAGGAATTGACAGCCCATTCCAGTGTCTGATTGTTCAAGGTATATCGTTGCAAAACTGTAGAGATAAAAGGAATGACTTCCAGGTTGATTTCTATATTGCCTCCGCACTTTTTGTTCTTAAAATATGGCAAAGTATAGGTAATCTGGCCGTTTTGTTCTTCAACAGACTCTTTGCTTTTAATTTCTTTCTGGCTCTGGGATTTGTAGATATCAATTATGAATTCGTCTTTCCGGTTGCGGTAGAGGCTGAAAACATTGCGGGAAGTATCATACACCG from Bacteroidales bacterium includes the following:
- a CDS encoding response regulator, whose product is MPRKFLLGGIVLPLFFAGNALFFYFSYRDHVHNRQQQMMKQLSYFTSETENLFASLENDLNFYVFNTDLSVFFSGQDYQKELKNLELFYSRFGNIISSITVYDTSRNVFSLYRNRKDEFIIDIYKSQSQKEIKSKESVEEQNGQITYTLPYFKNKKCGGNIEINLEVIPFISTVLQRYTLNNQTLEWAVNSSGAVFLLNNSLEEFKPQNASAILDSISNDLPGILRHKILTGKSGIRVLSVYYPLQIFRVHFGIILSYPLHMILQGILKYILVFFLVSFILIVVLLFYYERSLQIIRNQKETLTNTERTFRQIMDVLPVGIIMLSKEKRIKTINKTAIEILNLDPGVQWVGENISDRFLIPDNYLYTDSFNTAFDSNQFIYYSNKGHEVTILKKEIPVMIDGEECIIEAFIDVTPLEKSRRQEAAANQAKSEFLARMSHEIRTPMNGIIGMAEALARQNLTGEQTEQVSIIRKSAELLMSLLNDILDYSKIEAGKMILEDIPFRLREEINWVVNLYKPLAADKGVQIHVNIEPSVINNLIGDPIKLRQILSNLLSNAVKFTPSGEIHVNVNQIENYSGNITLAFDVEDTGIGIPPDKLHEIFRTYKQADSSTSRKFGGTGLGTSIAKQLVELMNGEIFVESPSRISTNPAFPGSRFHFTIEVFSNEKLKKKYDFSNISSFNEIRCALITFDPARDTELIETIEKMGIQLTLLPSRSDITGFLQNHIPGKPEPLHLVILTDSNLINGFAIAKKIQEESLSEYFLLILVSSRDKQGNYIRCKQLWIDYYLISPFDRSEIFDILQDNFPDLAPEKFRHIVPGNIGKGLNILLAEDNAVNVKVAQTLFKAFGIEIDVAHNGREAVQKVQEKQYDIIFMDLLMPEKDGLQATIELRASGIQTPIIAMTASASREDRKRALSIGMNDYITKPIKPEEVKAILLRFGSGKVSPEAE